DNA sequence from the Colletotrichum destructivum chromosome 9, complete sequence genome:
AACGTACTTGCATAGCGAGTAGGCCAACATAGCAAGCAGGCTACTCCTTATTGCTAGAAAAAGGCCCTTTTCTAACTATTTATTAAAAAGCAGGTTCTTAACTAAAAAAGACCTAGTTTTAAGCATTAGATAATGATAAGAGTTAGATTTTAAGAAATAATAGTGTAGAAATTATTGTCCCCTTCTAGCCTATATTATTAAGCTTACCCCTTATCTAGGCCTTTAGATAAGAGGATTACTAAGAACCTAGGGTTAGAAGGGGACAATAATTTCTACACTATTATTTCTTAAAATCTAACTCTTATTGTTATCTAATGCTTAAAACTAGGTCTTTTTTAGTTAAGAACCTGCTTTTTAATAAATAGTTAGAAAAGGGCCTTTTTCTAGCGATAAGGAGTGGCCTGCTCGCTATGTTAGCCCACTCGCTATGCAAGTACGTTATAGTTAATATATATTCTCTTTAGTATAATATATGCTTCTTATTATTACTTAAGAGAAAGCTTTATTTAGTTCTTTATTATTTTATAAGTAAGTAGTAGTAAGTTAAGTAGCCTAAAAATAATTCTTAAGAAATAGTAAGCCTTAAGTTATAGTAAAATTAGAAGTAGATAAAAAAAACTCTATTTACTATACTAAAGTATTACTCTTACTTACTTTATAAAAATTACTAAGTAAGTAAAAAATTTAAAAAAAAGTTTAAATATAAGTTTTATTTTCTTTTTATTTAATAAAGTAATTATAaagacttatatataagtcttTTCCTTTTATACTATCTAAACCTTTAAAGAAAGGCTAAAACTAAATTTAattctctttcttcccttttAGTCTTTAGAAGTTATTAATTATTAACTACTTCTTTTAATAAGTAATAGTTATACTACTATTTATTATACTTTAAGtttaaataaataaataTAAAATTTAATATCTCTTTTATTTGCTAGCAGCTGCTATTTCTTTATAAATTAATAAAAAGTAGGCTTTACTATTTATTAGCTAATTTATAGAATAGCTAGTATATTCTTTATATCTTCTTAGTTATTCTATAGTTAGTTCTTAGGTAGAATACTAGGGATTCCCTAGTAAATAATCTAGAAAATAGAGAAACCCTTTCTCTATAGATTTAAGAGTAAATAACTATATATTGCGTAATATATTAAGAAGTTAAAAGGTTAACATTTGCTACAGCTGTATTAATAGCGTATTTTAAAAGAGAAATAATAGTTTGTAAGATTAAGTGTAGGATATGCGCTAATACTATGTGTTTATACTATATGCCTTTTTAGGCATTACACTTTACCCTTACTACCTAGTTAGAAGGATAAGGAGCTTACTGTATCTAAATAGTTAAAACTTAAGTAGCAAAAAGCCCTAAATAGCGCTCCTACAATACTAGTATTCACTATTAGAGGCTAATGCAAGTACATCTACAGGCAAAAAGTATGTATTTTTAGATGCCTTGCATCACTGGGTATAAAGGCCGCCTAGGTCATAAAATGGTATCTAGATAAACTCGAACATCAAAAGAAATCATCGCTCCATTCGCTCATCGTGGACGAGAGACACATTGTAACGCTCCTCCCCTTTCCACACCTTGCTCGCCGAGTTGCATTGCGCCACAGCCTCTCGAATGTCGGACATCAAGCTTCCAGGTCCACTGGCGAAGACCGATGTCCTACCGGAAACCGTTGCATCCACGAACTGCCGCACGACTGCCGTCATCTCGGGGTGTCGCGGGGCATCGCTAGACGCTACCTCTCCCACCGATCTAGCTGATGTCTCGATTTGCTTTTCGCCGGTGGCCTCTCCCCCGTCGGACGTCGACTCAGACTCGGATCGCCCAGACGCCGAAACTTGATTGCCGCCATCGCGTGTTGCGAAGATGCGAACTATGACTTTTGGTCCCTCCCCGACCTCCAAAGCATCGAGCTCAGGCCTGATCCATTCAACATCCTTCATGTGACGCACGACCCAGACAAGCTCAAGCTTCCGTGATCCCGCAGAGTGCTTCTTCAAGCTCGTCAGAACGGGGAGAACGTACGTCACGCCGGTCCCGCCTGCAACGCATAGTACGTTGACATCTGAGGTGACGTTCCGAACGATCGGGTCACCGTAAGGACCCGTTAGGACAACCGAAGTCGTAGGCGCAGCCTCACTCTTTTCTCCTGGAGCAGCAGCTAACTTGCGGGCAGCGATCTCTGCAACCTTCTTGGTCTCTCCACCTTTGGCGCGGAAGATGTAAGAATGGTTGGTCCTCCCATTCACGGTCACGGGAGCGTTCAGTGGGGTAAAAGGATGTGACTGCCAGATGCTACTCTCCGTGAAGCACAAGTAAAAGTGCTGGCCAATGCTCCAAGAATCATGGGGGTGGGAAAAGTcgaggcggacgacgtcgccatTTTCGGAATCCGGGAAAAGGGTGATGGCAGCCTGAGCGGCAGAGAAGCCCATGCCTTTGCCCTCAATGAAGTTGTGATGCATTAAGGCGGTTCTCACAGCGCGGGCGGCACGATCCAAGAACCAGATGACCAGAGCTGGAATCATGAAGCATTCCAAGTTCTTCCAATGGCCGATGCATGCGCCGACATACAGCATGGCCAGGACGTAGTGAGACTTGCGGAAGAACTCGTAACCAGTCAGGCGAATGACAGGGGGCAAGCTGAGAACGTAGAGGGCCATCAGGAAGAACAGCGCAATGCAGCCCCAGATCATATAGAGCTGTGAAATCCACTCTTCAGCAACGGTGGGTTGAGGTTGGTACAAGCGGACCTCGATGACCAACCAACCAATGGTATGGAGACTGGACTGGATGACGATGATATACCCAACCCAACGGTGAAGAAAATTGAAGTTCTGATAGGGCACGCCGGTGAGAAGGGACAGTATAGACTCCCTAGTGGCGAAGAGGACGGACAAGGGCGTTAGGGCGTAGGCGAGGACCCCTATACGGTCAGACCAAGGACCGAGACTGACTCTCGTGTTGTAAACACCGGGCATCTTCTTGACGGGGGTAATCCAGGTGTTGTAcacgatgccgacgaacgagaagacgaggaggtaTGCCGCTAATACGGCAAGAATCAAGACCTGGAGGCGAGTGGTTCGGCCAAAGACTGGACGAATGCAATCGGGGAGCAGGTATCGGTTCACAGCGGAGGAGATTGTTTGGCGCAGTCGGTTGGTGAAGCTCTTGCTTGCGCGGGTATCTTCAAGAAGAGCAGCGCGTAGCACGTCTTCCTCAGAGAGTGATGGTAGTGCTCGTCGGCCAACGGCCCATAGGAGCAAGATAATGCCAATGAGGATCCACAAGATGCCGACATACAACATGCCGAGATCATGGGAGCCGTAGACGACGTCGAGATAGGCGCAGGATCCAGGATCGTTCGTGCAGGGGACCGCCCGGTCTGCGTAGCCCCAGTGAGGTTCTAGTGAGGCGGCCTCGCTCATGTTTTGAATATGGCGGGCAGCCAGCTGGCTCTGGAGATGAGAGTCCATGATTCGAGGGAGAGGGCTGTCGTCCGGATAAGCAGGCTTGCTCGGGTTGTTGGTTGCTGCTGTGTAAAAGTTGAGCCGGCGAGGGAAATGGTTACGACAGCGCTcagcgccgtcttcttctgtgGACTCGTCGTCAAAGGAGAGACGGCAACAGATAGCCAAGTTTTTTGCGGTTCAAGTCCTTTCTCGTGGCCGAAGTGACCGTCGAAGTATAGAATGGTGTCTTGGTTGAGCTGAGATGAACTCGatgagaagagggaggacGGGACTCAGGAGGAAGGAGGGCCTGCCATGGAGATGAAAAAGAGATATTGGCAACCGGCGGGCTGGGATGAGTTAGGACAAGGAGACTGGTTGTGAACAAACAGTTGCGGCGACCGGCCACGCGGAGACTCTTTAAGTTCAGACGGACGATGTGACACCGATGATGTGGTATCGTCGCATCCTCTGCATTTAGAAAAAAAACGGGACGAGGCGGGATTTGAGAAGGTTTTCGGCACGCAACGCAAGCTTCGGTTCTGGTTAGGAGCTTCCGGTGAGTGGTAAGTTGAGGTAAGGGTCTTGGTATGTTTCTAGTTTGCGGGGGCCGGCTCCGCGATAGTTTGATACATCATCCAGGCGACGAGGTGGAAGGGCCTCGCTAGGCACCTCCACGTAGATTGATTGGTAGGTTTAGTCGTGATAGTTAGCAAGCGGAAATCCATACAGGCTCGTGGGCCACCCGCTCATTGTGTTTCTTCTTGAGCAAGTTTGTGTGTCATTGAAAATGGCGAGACTCAAGAGTGGCCGAGAGCGGTCACGACCCAGACGGAAGAACATGCCTCGAGCCCACCCTTCTGGGCTGAATATGGAATTAGAATTGGGACTAGGGGTCTTGGATCTGGATCTTGGGTCTTGGGTTGcctgtaggtaggtaagaaACAGGTCAAAAACCAAGACTACGATTGGGCAATGCGCCGTTGGGGGGAAGAGTCTCTTGCAGTGAAAGAGAAAGCGAGGATATAATTCCGAGTGGCAGAGCGCCACCCCGGCACCGGGTGAGCATCTTTGAGCAAGTTTCTAGCATGGAGTGGAGCTCAGCCGGGGTCATAAGAGATGTGGGACCCACTTGGCGTGCGGAGCCCGGGGCGGTACGAGCGTTTGAGGCTCTCCGGTCCGTCAAGGTCCTTGCCACTTTCTGCTTCTGATTTCAATTTGCGGGCTGACATAATCGCTCAGACAAGAAACATGACACTTGAATGGGGTTGGGTTGCTGGGCAGACGCGCAAGTCATTACTTGTACATGGGCGAAGCTTGCTGAAATGATGGCAAATAGTTGAAGCCCTATCTATCGCCAGGCGCAAGGACGAGGGAATGAAGGCAATCTCGCCCAGTTCTTCCAGCAATTCCAGccaacctcatcaacccAAGTCAAGTCGGCATTCTTTTTGTCCAGGCTTGAGTCCAACCGCGGACTAGTGTGAGCAGGTGTGAGCAAGATAGAGGGCCCCCTACATAGGACTGCCCACAGTGGCAACCTTTCCCGTGTTCCACCGAGTCGCCATGACTTGTCTTCTTGGTTCTTTGTCGTTGGACCTCCCTGATGAGGTGATACTGCACTACAAGGATACACTACCTAAAGTAGCAGTGGCGGTGCTGTACATCGTACTGTTACTTGCTCCCTCTCTGAAGCCTTTGCCATCTTTTTCGACCCATACCCATGCTCGTGCCCAAGCCATCCATCTCTGCCCCTCTTGAAACATgcgcaccaccaccaccttgaACTGACCAGGATCAGCCAGCTGTTTCCTTGGCCTTTACGCTAAACCACAAGTAAACTCCCTCATCACTCTCCAGTCCTCCGCAGTGCTGGCGATGCGGGGCTCTCCAACTCACAGACCAGGGCCTTGACACTCCCGTGTACATATCAAGCTAACCAGACCCGGGCGACCCTTACGCTGCACGTTACGTCTCTTTTCAACTCTGTAAATTGTTCGGCATCCCCTCGTCGGCAGACATATACATGTGCTACCCTCCATACAACCAACTCGCGACGGTCCGCAACCACAATCAACGCGCTCGATCAAGAATCACGCAGCCCACGCATCTCTCTCCTGAATCCTGAGCACTTTGCGACACTTGAGTAGAACCGCTTTGTGCTAATTTGCGTCTACTCTGACGCTTGCCTTGCTGCGCTAGGGCCAATTTTGTTACCCTCTTGTCCACTCCATTCGGACCTTTGTCGTCTATCACACGCATCGGGCGGCCGACTACTTTACCTCGCTCTCGATAGCGTGTTCAACTCTCAACCAAGCTCACCATGGATCACGGCTCGATGAGCAGCTCCACGGCCGACTGCAAGATGTCGGTATGCCGCCCATACTTGTCAGGCCCGCACACTTCACCGGGACAATGTGCTAACACGTCGTCAGATGCTGTGGAACTGGTACACCATTGATGCTTGTACGTACAACGGACAATACTGTCAACGATGGTTACATATCTTTGCGGCATACACAACTTAATAGGCTCTAGGCTGACAGTCGTCCGCCTCCAGGTTTTCTCTCCGAAACGTGGCAGATAAAAAACGGCGGCATGTTTGCCGCCAGCTGCATCGGTGTTAGTCTGCTCACTGTATTCCTCGAAGTCTTCCGCCGTCTCGGGAAGGAATATGATGCTCTCATCCAGCGCCAGTTCCaagcccgcgccgccgaacTCCAGGCTCGCATACCGAAGGAAACCAACTGCTGCGAAACCCAGGCCGTCGTTGCGCCGCAAACCCTCGTCTTCCGTGCATCGCCTTTGCAGCAGTTCATCCGGTCCATAATCCACGCTGCTACGTTCGGTCTTGCATACATTGTCATGTTGCTGGCCATGTACTACAATGGGTATCTCATCATATCCATCATCATTGGGGCTGGCCTTGGCAAGTTTCTATGCGACTGGCTCGTCGTCCGCGTCGTCTTGGAAGCCCCCGCAGCATCAACCTCTACTGCTGTTGGCATTGAGGAGCCGAGTGTGTGCTGCGGTTGATCATTCGCAGGGGAGCGGGGTGGGGATGTTTTGAGTTGTTGTCACTTGGGGCGTTTTGAGGTGCATCATAACCGGGCGTTGGTGCGCTGGGACGGTTCGCGTTGCATTTAGGGGCCGCGTTTGTTCCCTTCTAGTGAAGAGCCGATGATGCAAACCCAGTTGTAATGAATATGCTGGCTGCTCGTCTGATATTGAGCACGAATATATATATACCCATTGTTGTCTCCTGTCTTGGCACCATTTCGCAATGATTTCACGTGGAAATATCGAGCACCGGGACTTGGCCACTTGTTGGTCGTATTTGCCCTCTGCCGAAGGAAAGTCCTGGAACCTGGCGAGAGAGTCTCTTCGAACAGCTACGGCTCGAGTTTCGATGCAGCCCATGTCTTTGAAAGTAGATGAAAAGCCGATCGGGTTCTATAATCTTGAAGACCAACTCGTCAGAAAACGTTCTCTTCAAAACCCCGGTACAACAAGGCCTTGTCGCCTCAACCGCGTGTAAAAATGCACAACTGTCGTTGGGCAAGCTTGAAACAGACTGGACAGCGGAGATCTAGAAGAGCGAACCATGACGAAAGCCGCTTTGCATGTGCGTATGGTCAGGGGAGCAACGGTGGATAGACCAGTACTGTGTGTGCCCTTGAGGAGAGCGAGTATGCAGCTGGTTCGGCAACGACCCCTCCCCTTTATTATGGTTTCCCGAAGCTGCCGTGACATCCCATTCCTTTTGTTgtacccccctcccccaaaaaATTTAACAATCAAAAGAAGTATCACAGAATGAACCTCTTGCATCCCTTCCAGCTTGACTATGGCTCCCCCGCTTACCCCCGCTCGATGCCAGACTGTCATGATTGTACAAAAGCAAACGCTGCAACAGTGCCCAAAGGTCGAGCCAGTGCCCCGGCAGAAGGAACGTCGGGCCAATTGGGAAAGAAAACGAGACATTACTCAGTTGATGCATTATATCGCCAAGACAGTCCCAGAAAGCAGCAGCACGCTTGCCAACACCTtttctcgccgccgccagtaGACatgccgtcatcatcgccatgaATCGTGGCTCATGAAAGAAACTTGGCACCCTCCTGCTTGAACAACCAGTCGCTATTGGCGTCAACCATGAAGTTTGTAATGTTGAACTCGTTGCCTTGCGGAGCCGGGGCATGTGAGCTGCCGTTCTCACTGTTGCCA
Encoded proteins:
- a CDS encoding Putative ferric reductase, NAD binding domain, ferric reductase transmembrane component-like protein, with amino-acid sequence MDSHLQSQLAARHIQNMSEAASLEPHWGYADRAVPCTNDPGSCAYLDVVYGSHDLGMLYVGILWILIGIILLLWAVGRRALPSLSEEDVLRAALLEDTRASKSFTNRLRQTISSAVNRYLLPDCIRPVFGRTTRLQVLILAVLAAYLLVFSFVGIVYNTWITPVKKMPGVYNTRVSLGPWSDRIGVLAYALTPLSVLFATRESILSLLTGVPYQNFNFLHRWVGYIIVIQSSLHTIGWLVIEVRLYQPQPTVAEEWISQLYMIWGCIALFFLMALYVLSLPPVIRLTGYEFFRKSHYVLAMLYVGACIGHWKNLECFMIPALVIWFLDRAARAVRTALMHHNFIEGKGMGFSAAQAAITLFPDSENGDVVRLDFSHPHDSWSIGQHFYLCFTESSIWQSHPFTPLNAPVTVNGRTNHSYIFRAKGGETKKVAEIAARKLAAAPGEKSEAAPTTSVVLTGPYGDPIVRNVTSDVNVLCVAGGTGVTYVLPVLTSLKKHSAGSRKLELVWVVRHMKDVEWIRPELDALEVGEGPKVIVRIFATRDGGNQVSASGRSESESTSDGGEATGEKQIETSARSVGEVASSDAPRHPEMTAVVRQFVDATVSGRTSVFASGPGSLMSDIREAVAQCNSASKVWKGEERYNVSLVHDERMER
- a CDS encoding Putative Ctr copper transporter, with the protein product MDHGSMSSSTADCKMSMLWNWYTIDACFLSETWQIKNGGMFAASCIGVSLLTVFLEVFRRLGKEYDALIQRQFQARAAELQARIPKETNCCETQAVVAPQTLVFRASPLQQFIRSIIHAATFGLAYIVMLLAMYYNGYLIISIIIGAGLGKFLCDWLVVRVVLEAPAASTSTAVGIEEPSVCCG